In Pelmatolapia mariae isolate MD_Pm_ZW linkage group LG8, Pm_UMD_F_2, whole genome shotgun sequence, one genomic interval encodes:
- the LOC134633277 gene encoding pepsin A-like, with protein MKWAFVVFAMVTLSDCLVQIPLQKGKSAREVLEEQGLWEEYRQKYPYNPMAKFDGIFAVGPESMTNDAGLSYYGVISIGNPPQSFQVIFDTGSSNLWVPSIYCNSAPCKWYEKEPRNYLQIVQYLNKCTYFPPLVFKFCTGFIFGWQVGGLAVTNQIFGLSQTEAPFMQYMQADGILGLAYPSLSASGATPVFDNMMNAGLIDQNLFSVYLSSNTQQGSVVTFGGVDINHYSGSITWIPLSSELYWQITVDSVTVNGQVVACNGGCQAIVDTGTSMIVGPQSDIDNINAWLGAISQNGEYLVNCNYIGQMPDVTFNINGQQFTLPASAYISQSQNYGCLTGFSGQGSNLWILGDVFLRQYYSIFDRGQNMVGLAKAR; from the exons ATGAAGTGGGCCTTTGTTGTGTTTGCCATGGTGACACTGTCTGATTGCCTTGTTCA GATCCCTCTGCAAAAGGGTAAGAGTGCCAGGGAGGTCTTGGAGGAACAGGGTCTATGGGAGGAGTATAGGCAAAAATACCCATACAATCCCATGGCCAAGTTTGATGGGATCTTTGCTGTGGGCCCTGAATCCATGACCAACGATGCTGGT tTGTCTTACTATGGAGTCATCTCAATTGGAAATCCTCCTCAGTCCTTTCAAGTCATCTTTGACACTGGCTCATCTAACCTGTGGGTTCCCTCCATCTACTGCAACAGTGCACCCTGCA AATGGTATGAAAAAGAACCAAGAAATTACCTTCAAATAGTACAGTACTTGAACAAATGTACTTACTTTCCACCACTGGTTTTCAAATTCTGTACTGGCTTCATCTTTGGTTGGCAGGTTGGTGGTCTGGCTGTGACAAACCAGATCTTTGGTTTGAGCCAAACTGAGGCCCCCTTCATGCAGTACATGCAGGCTGATGGTATCCTTGGTCTGGCCTACCCAAGTCTGTCTGCCTCTGGTGCGACACCTGTGTTTGACAACATGATGAATGCGGGCTTGATCGACCAGAACCTCTTCTCCGTGTATCTGAGCTC taaCACCCAACAAGGCAGTGTGGTGACCTTTGGTGGTGTTGATATCAATCACTACTCTGGTTCCATCACCTGGATTCCTCTCTCCAGTGAACTGTACTGGCAGATCACAGTTGACAG TGTTACTGTTAATGGTCAGGTTGTGGCTTGTAATGGTGGCTGTCAGGCTATTGTGGACACTGGAACCTCTATGATTGTTGGACCTCAAAGCGACATTGATAATATCAATGCCTGGCTGGGAGCAATTAGCCAGAATGGAGAG TACTTGGTCAACTGCAACTACATTGGCCAAATGCCTGATGTGACCTTCAACATCAATGGACAGCAGTTCACTCTCCCAGCCTCTGCCTACATCAGTCAG TCCCAGAACTATGGCTGCCTCACTGGCTTCAGTGGTCAAGGTAGCAACCTGTGGATCCTGGGCGATGTCTTCCTCAGACAGTACTATTCCATCTTCGACAGAGGCCAGAATATGGTGGGTCTGGCCAAGGCTAGATGA
- the LOC134633279 gene encoding pepsin A-like — protein MKWAFAVFAMVSLSECLVQFSLEKGKSAREVLEEQNAWETYRQKYPYKPTAKFNGLSAVGSESMTNDAGLSYYGVISIGTPPQSFKVIFDTGSSNLWVPSIYCTSAACNKHAKFNPGKSRTYRKDGKPLHIDYGTGSMTGFLGYDTVTVAGLAVTNQIFGLSQTEAPFMKYMQTDGILGLAYPSLSASSATPVFDNMVKEGLVEQDLFSVYLSSNNQGGSVVTFGGVDTNHYSGSITWIPLSHELYWQITVDSITVNGQVVACYGGCQAIVDTGTSLVVGPQSDIDSISVWMGAFSLNGDYIVNCNDVGQLPDVIFNINGQQFPLPASAYVSESQNYGCLTGFSAEGGNLWILGDVFLRQYYSIYNRDQNVVGLAKAR, from the exons ATGAAGTGGGCTTTTGCTGTGTTTGCCATGGTATCACTCTCCGAGTGCCTCGTTCA GTTCTCTCTGGAAAAGGGTAAGAGTGCCAGGGAGGTCTTGGAGGAACAGAATGCATGGGAGACGTATAGGCAAAAATACCCATACAAACCCACGGCCAAGTTTAATGGGTTGTCTGCTGTGGGCTCTGAATCCATGACCAATGATGCTGGT TTGTCTTACTATGGAGTCATCTCAATTGGAACTCCACCTCAGTCCTTTAAAGTCATATTTGACACTGGCTCATCTAACCTGTGGGTTCCTTCCATCTACTGCACCAGTGCAGCCTGCA ATAAACATGCCAAGTTTAACCCTGGCAAGAGCAGGACCTACAGAAAAGATGGAAAGCCTCTCCATATAGATTATGGCACTGGCAGCATGACTGGCTTCTTGGGATATGACACCGTGACG GTTGCTGGTCTGGCTGTGACAAACCAGATCTTTGGTTTGAGCCAAACTGAGGCCCCCTTCATGAAGTACATGCAGACTGATGGTATACTTGGTCTGGCCTACCCAAGTCTGTCTGCCTCCAGTGCGACACCCGTATTCGACAACATGGTGAAAGAGGGCCTTGTCGAGCAGGACCTCTTCTCCGTGTATCTGAGTTC TAACAATCAGGGAGGCAGTGTGGTGACCTTTGGTGGTGTTGATACCAATCACTACTCTGGTTCCATCACCTGGATTCCTCTCTCCCATGAACTGTACTGGCAGATCACAGTTGACAG CATTACTGTTAATGGTCAGGTTGTGGCTTGTTATGGTGGCTGTCAGGCTATTGTGGACACTGGAACCTCTCTGGTCGTTGGACCTCAAAGCGACATTGATAGCATCAGTGTTTGGATGGGAGCTTTTAGTCTGAATGGAGAT TACATTGTCAACTGCAACGATGTTGGTCAACTGCCAGATGTGATCTTTAACATCAATGGACAGCAGTTCCCTCTCCCAGCCTCTGCCTATGTCAGTGAG TCCCAGAACTATGGCTGCCTCACTGGCTTCAGTGCTGAAGGTGGCAACCTGTGGATCCTGGGTGATGTCTTCCTCAGACAGTACTATTCCATCTACAACAGAGACCAGAATGTGGTGGGTCTGGCCAAAGCAAGATAA